A single region of the Moorena sp. SIOASIH genome encodes:
- a CDS encoding non-ribosomal peptide synthetase/type I polyketide synthase produces the protein MVTGTTVEPKIHLTEQRTYWQQRLSGDLPLLEIPIDYPRLSVSSVKESTEVTELDREFYQEIKTISDRFKVSSFTFLLTAFKIMWLRYTGIEDFIIGSVATSVKESRGLKTSQEGEHQGGVRINPIALRTDLSSDESNDISGKEVLKRVSQTVEEAALYRDYPFEELLKGMNRNEELAEELAKASIFQVMLVWCDQPFPHTQTAISEAELKEISAYTSQCDLVVVAKEKEGKLTLSWQYNTELFKSDSIRRMLGHWLSLLQAMIANPDQSIATMPLLTEAERQQLLVEWNDTSAEYPQDKCIHQLFEQQVERTPDAVAVVFEEEQLTYRELNQRANQLARYLQELGVAPEVLVGICVERTHQMLVGLLAILKAGGAYVPLDPAYPQERLAYMLEDAQAPVLLTDSSLVTNQESLVADKEQLTIVCLDTDWELISQQSQGNTDSGVKPENLAYTIYTSGSTGKPKGVQIPHQSVVNFLTSMAQRPGLRSQDTLVAVTTISFDIAGLELYLPLSVGAKIVLVSREVASSGQLLGKLIKDCDATVMQATPATWYLLLASGWEGIRGLKILCGGEALPSELADQLLDRKASLWNMYGPTEATIWSTVHEVGKQRQSQQAKDAPESIGQPIANTQIYILDAHLMPVPIGVVGELHIGGAGLARGYRNRPDLTKEKFISNPFDASKSERLYKTGDLARYLPDGKIEFLGRIDHQVKVRGFRIELGEIESVLNRHSGVHQSVVVAQENQGNGVSGGDKRLVAYIVANPNYEGSEEKDESEAQAIQEQWQELWNLAYSQEATEADPTFNISGWNDSYSGAPIPATHMREWVEGTVERILSCKPNRVLEIGCGTGMLLFRIAPHTSSYCGVDIAPQALRYIQEQMDKLEGSWSHVELRQGYADKAVQEIEVGEFDTLIINSVVQLFPGIDYLVDVIETAAKLLKPGGSIVIGDVRSLTLLEAFHASVQLQQAPTSLTKKQLLQRVRKSIVQEGQMAIDPGFFTALGAHLPQISDVQIQLRRGRYQNEMSKFRYDAILHVGKDISPTAQPSWLNWEEAKDNGNDNHLRYIQELLVEQEPEVLGVKGVPNGRLSEEIQLLELLHNGETATVGQLRENLQQLKVDGIEPEDWWELSDKLPYTIAINWSEQEAKGRYDVLFQKGTSAPKFPMSSSGHLPWTAYANNPLQGQVASQLEPELRRYLHKNLPDYMVPAGFVTLEEMPLTPNGKVNRRALPAPDRSRPDLATALVMPQSETEQVIAKVWQEVLQLEVVGIKDNFFELGGNSLLLTQVYNKLTGTFGSQLSIVKLFQYSTIQSLAQNLSQVQKEELTLSDRKPKKRKTKTETEIAIIGMSGRFPGANNIDEFWQNLRDGIESISFFGEQELELEDTTLLNQPNYVNAGAFLPGVEEFDASFFGYSAKEAEIMDPQQRIFLECAWEALETAGYNPQTYQGAVGVYAGSGMNTYLINNVHPNRSFSPQRTFLGSAFDLQVRLANGKDFLPTRVSYKLNLTGPSVNVQTACSTSLVAVHMACQTLQSGECDIALAGGVAVTVPQKTGYLYQEDMIFSDDGHCRAFDAEAKGTVFGNGVGIVILKLLSKAIEDGDNIQAVIKGSAVNNDGALKVGYTAPSVEGQLEVISSAMAEAEVDASTVTYVETHGTGTALGDPIEIGALSQAFAKITDKKGFCAIGSVKTNIGHLIEAAGIAGLIKTVLALKHKQIPPTLHFKQANPNIDFENSPFYVNTKFSEWERNGTPRRAGVSSFGMGGTNAHVVLEEAPSQFKIQNSKFKNERPRHVLTLSAKTDQALRELAQRYVNYLDGAQDAELGDICFTANTGRKHFNHRLAVVAESLQQLQEQLAAFPPSMVHVVNTQQKPNAIAFMFTGQGSQYMGMGRQLYETQPTFREALERCDQILRSYLDQSLLEVIYPDSDQSLATDNWSLNQTAYTQPALFAIAYSLFQLWKSWGIEPDVVMGHSVGEYVAACVAGVFSLEDGLKLIAERGRLMQALPQDGEMVSLMASLEQAIAAIKPYEKDVAIAAINGDESIVISGKREAINAVITTLEADGIKTKKLTVSHAFHSPLMEPILQEFEHVARQISFSSPQIKLISNVTGKVAKEEIATPGYWCRHILQPVQFAASMNTLEQQGVEVLLEMGPKPILLGMGRDCLPEHQGLWLPSLRPQQDDWQQLLTSLGQLYVQGISVDWFGFDQDYGRCREQLPTYPFQRQRYWVEAPDWYRQGVLPQANGNGNGNGNGNGNGKTSYHEALPKTPKKSLENWLYEVEWRIKERQSSALLKPKKWLVFTDSQGVGQQLVALLQSQDHGCTVVFPGKEYEQIAEQTFRIDPANPQHYQQLWEKISNIDGVVHLWSLDSSLDLELASRISCGSTLYLIQTLLKQDGLPPRLWFATRGAQAVGANPAVPGVAQSPLWGMGKVIALEYPEFNSVLVDLDPNPAVDEIQTLWEEIQSEDKEDQVAFRNQARYVARLVSRSPVVETNKPLVFHNDRSYLITGGLGDLGLLVAQWMVEQGAKNLVLVGRSSPKPAIEHKLKKLENSGARVVVAQADVSNAGQVTELLTKIEQSSLPLGGIVHAAGVVEFSGLSQQDWQRFAQVLVAKVQGTWNLHALTQNQPLDFFVCFSSIASLLGSHGLGSYGAANAFLDSIAAHRQALGLPALTVNWGPWGELGMGAKLSTDHQGRIAAWGLANVAPKQGLFALEQLLQQDLAQVGVMSVDWDKWLRQFHSLPPFYEDVAPNTTVNTTVRETNLDFKTELEAVPAKQRRDLLVERVRTQVAKTLGLSSPDQIELGQRLIDLGLDSLMAVQLRNHLQSSVGCSLRSTVLFDYPTIEAMVDYLSQEVFADLDSPSLATQNNSTGNDSFLSTLVPIQPEGSKPPLFLVSGILGNVFDFQQLARHLDSEQPLYGLRTLGLEEDFQPYTRMADIAAHHIKALQAVQPNGPYLLGGHSFGGKVAFEMAQQLWNQGQEVSLLAMMDIQVEVPAPEKDAAQWDNTKCITNLASIYESILGQNLKISPKILQSLDGDEQLSYLLEQLQKAGQMLSKTELKRILAVYKANTQASASYLPQKIDSTPINFFRASEVGALGDYLPNQLTTLKDPTWGWDRLSAQPLEFHVVPGNHFSMVTEPHISVLAQQLQYCLDKAQARVG, from the coding sequence ATGGTTACAGGGACAACGGTTGAGCCAAAAATCCATCTAACCGAACAACGAACCTACTGGCAGCAAAGGCTATCAGGGGATTTACCATTGTTAGAAATCCCAATAGATTATCCACGTTTATCGGTGTCATCAGTAAAGGAATCAACAGAAGTCACCGAGCTGGATAGAGAGTTTTACCAAGAAATAAAAACCATAAGCGATCGCTTCAAGGTCAGCTCATTTACCTTCCTCCTGACCGCCTTTAAAATTATGTGGCTCCGTTATACGGGCATCGAAGATTTCATCATCGGGTCTGTGGCAACTAGCGTAAAGGAATCCAGGGGTTTGAAGACCTCCCAGGAAGGGGAACACCAGGGTGGAGTTAGGATTAATCCGATTGCCTTGCGGACAGATCTAAGCAGTGATGAAAGCAATGATATCAGTGGGAAAGAAGTTTTAAAGCGGGTTAGCCAAACCGTTGAAGAAGCTGCCTTATATCGAGATTACCCATTTGAGGAACTCCTCAAGGGGATGAACAGAAATGAGGAATTAGCAGAAGAATTAGCAAAAGCCTCGATTTTTCAAGTGATGTTGGTGTGGTGCGATCAACCATTCCCTCACACGCAGACAGCAATTAGCGAAGCAGAACTCAAAGAAATATCAGCCTACACCAGCCAGTGCGATCTAGTGGTGGTAGCTAAAGAAAAAGAAGGAAAATTAACATTAAGCTGGCAATACAACACAGAGTTATTTAAATCCGACTCAATTAGGCGAATGTTGGGGCATTGGCTTTCCTTGCTACAAGCAATGATCGCCAATCCAGACCAATCTATTGCGACGATGCCCCTATTAACTGAAGCCGAACGGCAGCAACTGCTGGTGGAATGGAACGATACCTCAGCAGAGTATCCCCAAGATAAATGTATCCATCAGTTGTTTGAACAGCAAGTTGAACGCACCCCAGATGCAGTAGCTGTAGTATTTGAAGAGGAACAACTAACTTACCGAGAACTGAACCAACGAGCCAATCAACTGGCTCGCTATTTACAAGAACTGGGTGTAGCACCAGAAGTATTGGTGGGGATATGTGTTGAGCGTACGCACCAAATGCTGGTGGGACTATTGGCAATCCTCAAAGCAGGTGGGGCTTATGTGCCCTTAGATCCAGCCTATCCCCAAGAGCGCTTGGCCTATATGTTAGAAGATGCCCAAGCACCAGTATTATTGACTGATTCGTCCTTAGTTACCAATCAAGAGTCATTAGTTGCCGACAAAGAACAATTAACAATAGTTTGCTTAGATACTGATTGGGAACTCATCTCTCAACAAAGCCAGGGAAACACCGATAGTGGCGTAAAGCCCGAAAACTTAGCCTATACAATCTACACCTCTGGTTCCACAGGCAAACCCAAGGGAGTGCAAATTCCTCATCAATCCGTAGTCAACTTTTTAACCTCCATGGCCCAACGGCCTGGATTAAGGTCACAGGATACTCTGGTAGCAGTTACCACCATATCCTTTGATATTGCCGGACTAGAACTTTACCTGCCCCTTAGTGTTGGAGCCAAGATAGTTTTGGTCAGCCGTGAAGTAGCTTCTTCCGGGCAGTTGTTGGGCAAACTGATTAAAGATTGTGACGCTACGGTGATGCAAGCCACTCCAGCCACCTGGTATTTGCTGTTAGCATCCGGTTGGGAAGGTATCCGAGGGTTAAAAATCCTTTGTGGTGGCGAAGCATTACCCTCAGAACTCGCGGATCAGCTCTTAGATAGGAAAGCTTCCCTGTGGAATATGTACGGTCCTACAGAAGCAACTATCTGGTCAACTGTCCACGAAGTAGGCAAACAGAGGCAATCTCAACAAGCTAAAGATGCCCCAGAATCAATCGGCCAACCCATTGCCAATACGCAAATCTATATCCTCGATGCCCATCTGATGCCAGTTCCCATTGGAGTCGTTGGGGAACTACACATTGGTGGCGCTGGTCTGGCTAGAGGTTATCGTAATCGTCCAGATTTAACCAAAGAAAAATTTATTAGCAATCCCTTTGATGCATCAAAATCAGAACGCCTTTACAAAACTGGAGATTTAGCCCGTTACTTGCCTGATGGCAAGATCGAGTTTCTCGGTCGTATCGATCATCAAGTCAAAGTTCGCGGCTTCCGCATTGAACTTGGAGAAATCGAATCAGTCCTGAACCGACATTCTGGAGTACATCAAAGTGTCGTTGTTGCCCAGGAAAACCAAGGCAATGGTGTTTCAGGAGGGGATAAACGGCTGGTAGCTTATATTGTTGCCAATCCCAACTACGAAGGTAGTGAAGAGAAAGACGAAAGCGAAGCCCAAGCTATCCAAGAGCAATGGCAAGAGTTGTGGAACCTGGCTTATAGCCAAGAAGCAACCGAAGCCGATCCCACCTTCAACATCAGTGGTTGGAACGACAGCTATAGTGGTGCGCCTATCCCAGCTACCCACATGCGCGAATGGGTAGAGGGGACAGTTGAGAGGATTCTCTCCTGTAAACCCAACCGTGTACTAGAAATTGGTTGCGGAACTGGGATGTTGTTATTTCGGATTGCGCCCCATACCTCCTCTTACTGCGGTGTAGATATTGCTCCCCAAGCCCTGCGCTATATCCAGGAACAAATGGATAAATTGGAGGGCAGTTGGTCTCATGTCGAGCTGCGCCAGGGTTATGCTGACAAAGCTGTTCAGGAAATTGAAGTAGGAGAATTTGACACCTTAATCATTAACTCAGTGGTGCAACTTTTCCCCGGTATTGATTACTTAGTAGACGTGATTGAAACCGCAGCGAAGTTGCTAAAACCTGGGGGAAGCATTGTCATTGGAGATGTACGTAGTTTGACCTTGTTAGAAGCGTTCCACGCCTCTGTGCAACTCCAGCAAGCTCCCACCTCCTTGACCAAAAAGCAATTGCTGCAGCGAGTGCGCAAAAGTATAGTCCAAGAGGGGCAAATGGCCATCGACCCGGGCTTTTTCACGGCCTTGGGGGCACATCTGCCCCAAATTAGTGACGTCCAAATACAGCTCAGGCGGGGGCGTTACCAGAATGAAATGAGCAAATTCCGCTATGATGCTATTCTTCATGTCGGTAAAGATATTTCTCCGACAGCACAGCCGAGCTGGTTGAACTGGGAAGAGGCGAAAGATAATGGTAATGACAACCATTTGAGGTATATCCAGGAACTACTGGTGGAACAAGAGCCAGAGGTGCTAGGTGTCAAGGGAGTACCTAATGGCCGTTTATCTGAAGAAATTCAGCTTCTGGAACTGCTACACAATGGAGAAACTGCTACGGTAGGTCAACTAAGGGAAAACCTCCAACAGTTAAAGGTCGATGGGATAGAACCAGAAGATTGGTGGGAATTAAGCGATAAACTTCCTTATACCATTGCCATTAACTGGTCTGAGCAGGAAGCTAAAGGGCGCTACGATGTCCTATTTCAAAAAGGCACATCTGCCCCCAAGTTCCCCATGTCCTCCTCTGGTCATTTACCCTGGACAGCCTATGCTAATAATCCCTTACAAGGACAAGTAGCCAGCCAATTGGAACCAGAATTACGCCGTTATTTGCACAAAAATCTACCGGACTACATGGTTCCGGCTGGCTTTGTGACCCTAGAGGAAATGCCTCTGACCCCCAATGGCAAGGTAAACCGCCGGGCACTGCCTGCCCCAGACCGGTCTCGTCCTGATTTGGCAACAGCTCTAGTGATGCCCCAGTCAGAAACAGAGCAAGTAATAGCAAAGGTATGGCAAGAAGTCCTGCAGTTAGAGGTAGTGGGGATTAAGGATAATTTCTTTGAACTAGGTGGTAATTCTTTACTCCTAACCCAGGTTTATAACAAATTAACAGGAACGTTTGGCTCCCAACTATCCATTGTCAAGCTGTTTCAATACTCAACCATACAGAGTTTGGCTCAAAATTTAAGTCAGGTACAAAAAGAAGAACTAACTCTGAGTGACCGTAAACCAAAGAAAAGGAAAACCAAAACTGAAACTGAAATAGCCATCATTGGCATGTCTGGTCGTTTCCCAGGTGCTAATAATATTGATGAATTTTGGCAAAATCTGCGAGATGGGATCGAATCCATTTCCTTTTTTGGTGAGCAGGAATTGGAATTAGAGGACACCACCTTATTGAATCAGCCTAACTACGTCAATGCAGGGGCTTTTTTACCTGGTGTTGAGGAGTTTGATGCTTCTTTCTTTGGCTACAGCGCCAAGGAAGCAGAAATTATGGATCCCCAACAGCGGATTTTCTTAGAATGTGCTTGGGAAGCTCTAGAAACGGCTGGCTACAATCCTCAAACCTATCAAGGAGCGGTAGGGGTTTATGCTGGTTCGGGCATGAATACTTACTTAATCAACAATGTTCATCCTAACCGCAGTTTTTCCCCCCAACGCACCTTTTTAGGTTCAGCCTTCGATCTTCAGGTAAGGTTAGCAAATGGTAAGGATTTTCTGCCCACAAGGGTTTCTTACAAGTTGAATTTAACTGGGCCAAGCGTTAACGTACAAACGGCTTGTTCTACTTCCCTAGTGGCAGTACATATGGCTTGCCAAACTCTGCAAAGCGGCGAATGTGACATAGCTCTGGCAGGAGGTGTTGCGGTTACAGTTCCCCAGAAGACGGGCTATCTCTATCAAGAGGATATGATTTTTTCTGACGATGGTCACTGCCGAGCTTTTGATGCTGAAGCGAAGGGAACTGTGTTTGGGAATGGAGTTGGTATTGTTATCCTCAAATTACTCAGCAAAGCCATTGAAGATGGGGATAATATCCAAGCTGTCATTAAAGGTTCTGCAGTTAATAATGATGGAGCCTTGAAGGTGGGCTATACAGCTCCCAGCGTGGAGGGTCAACTAGAGGTAATTTCATCGGCTATGGCAGAAGCTGAGGTAGATGCTAGTACGGTTACTTATGTAGAAACCCACGGAACAGGAACAGCTCTCGGAGACCCGATTGAAATAGGAGCGCTAAGCCAAGCATTTGCCAAGATTACTGATAAAAAGGGCTTTTGTGCCATTGGCTCAGTAAAAACTAACATTGGACATTTGATTGAAGCAGCAGGAATTGCCGGACTGATTAAAACAGTATTGGCCTTAAAACACAAGCAAATACCGCCAACGCTCCACTTTAAACAAGCTAATCCCAACATTGATTTTGAAAATAGCCCCTTCTACGTTAATACGAAATTTTCTGAATGGGAAAGGAATGGAACTCCCCGCCGCGCTGGAGTGAGTTCTTTTGGGATGGGAGGAACCAATGCCCATGTGGTTTTGGAAGAAGCACCCTCACAATTCAAAATTCAAAATTCAAAATTCAAAAATGAGCGTCCAAGGCATGTTTTGACACTATCGGCGAAAACAGATCAGGCTTTACGAGAGTTGGCACAACGTTATGTCAATTATCTTGATGGTGCTCAAGATGCAGAGTTGGGTGATATTTGTTTTACGGCTAATACAGGACGCAAGCACTTTAACCATCGTTTAGCGGTTGTGGCTGAATCATTACAGCAGCTACAGGAACAATTGGCAGCTTTTCCGCCATCGATGGTTCATGTAGTAAATACTCAGCAAAAACCAAACGCGATCGCTTTTATGTTTACTGGGCAAGGTTCCCAGTATATGGGTATGGGTCGTCAACTCTACGAAACCCAACCTACTTTCCGGGAAGCCCTCGAACGCTGCGACCAAATCCTGCGCTCTTATCTAGACCAATCTTTACTAGAAGTAATTTATCCCGACTCTGACCAGTCACTAGCCACTGATAACTGGTCACTGAATCAGACGGCTTATACCCAACCGGCTTTATTTGCGATCGCATATTCCCTATTCCAGTTGTGGAAATCTTGGGGCATAGAACCCGATGTAGTCATGGGTCATAGCGTAGGGGAATATGTCGCTGCTTGTGTGGCTGGAGTGTTTAGTCTAGAAGATGGCCTGAAACTGATTGCCGAACGGGGAAGGCTAATGCAGGCTTTACCTCAAGATGGGGAGATGGTCTCTTTAATGGCTTCATTAGAACAAGCGATCGCAGCCATTAAACCCTATGAAAAAGATGTTGCTATTGCTGCGATTAATGGCGATGAAAGTATCGTAATTTCTGGAAAACGCGAAGCAATTAATGCCGTTATTACCACCCTGGAAGCTGATGGCATCAAGACCAAAAAATTAACGGTATCCCATGCTTTCCACTCGCCCTTGATGGAGCCAATACTGCAAGAGTTTGAGCATGTGGCTCGACAAATCAGCTTTTCTTCACCACAAATTAAGTTGATTTCCAATGTTACTGGGAAAGTAGCAAAAGAAGAGATAGCAACCCCAGGTTATTGGTGTCGTCATATTCTCCAGCCAGTCCAATTTGCTGCTAGTATGAATACTTTGGAACAGCAGGGTGTGGAAGTATTGCTAGAGATGGGTCCCAAACCAATCCTCTTGGGCATGGGTCGCGACTGTTTACCGGAACATCAGGGATTGTGGCTTCCTAGTTTGCGTCCTCAACAAGATGATTGGCAACAGCTCCTGACCAGTTTGGGTCAACTCTATGTCCAGGGAATATCGGTAGATTGGTTTGGTTTTGATCAAGACTATGGGCGCTGTCGGGAACAACTCCCTACTTATCCCTTCCAGCGGCAACGCTATTGGGTAGAAGCTCCTGATTGGTATCGGCAGGGAGTACTTCCTCAGGCAAATGGTAACGGTAACGGTAATGGTAATGGTAATGGTAATGGTAAAACCAGCTACCACGAAGCACTACCAAAAACCCCCAAGAAATCTCTGGAAAATTGGCTTTATGAGGTAGAGTGGCGTATCAAAGAGCGTCAGAGTTCTGCACTACTCAAGCCGAAGAAGTGGCTCGTATTTACTGATAGTCAAGGAGTTGGCCAGCAGTTAGTTGCCTTACTCCAGTCCCAAGATCACGGATGTACAGTTGTCTTCCCTGGTAAGGAGTACGAACAGATAGCTGAGCAAACCTTCAGGATAGACCCTGCTAATCCTCAACACTATCAGCAGCTCTGGGAGAAAATATCGAACATTGATGGGGTGGTACATCTATGGAGCTTAGATTCCTCCCTTGACCTAGAGTTAGCCTCAAGGATTAGCTGTGGCAGTACTTTATATCTAATCCAAACTCTCCTGAAGCAAGATGGGTTACCTCCTCGCTTATGGTTTGCTACCCGAGGAGCCCAAGCAGTGGGAGCAAATCCTGCTGTGCCTGGAGTGGCTCAATCTCCCTTATGGGGCATGGGAAAAGTTATTGCTTTAGAATACCCAGAATTCAATTCCGTCCTGGTGGATTTAGACCCCAACCCAGCAGTGGATGAGATACAAACCCTATGGGAAGAAATTCAGTCAGAGGATAAAGAAGACCAAGTAGCATTTCGCAACCAAGCTCGTTATGTAGCTAGGCTAGTATCTCGATCCCCTGTTGTTGAAACAAACAAGCCTCTGGTGTTCCACAATGATCGCAGCTATCTAATTACTGGTGGTTTAGGAGATTTAGGTTTACTGGTAGCCCAGTGGATGGTGGAACAAGGGGCAAAAAACCTGGTGCTAGTAGGACGAAGTAGCCCTAAACCAGCGATCGAGCATAAGTTAAAAAAGCTAGAAAACTCAGGTGCTCGGGTGGTAGTAGCCCAAGCAGATGTGTCTAATGCAGGGCAAGTTACCGAGTTACTAACTAAGATAGAGCAATCCTCGCTTCCTCTAGGGGGTATAGTTCACGCCGCTGGAGTTGTTGAGTTCAGCGGACTGTCGCAGCAAGATTGGCAGCGCTTTGCCCAAGTTCTGGTTGCCAAAGTACAGGGAACGTGGAATCTACATGCTCTTACCCAAAACCAGCCTTTGGATTTCTTTGTCTGTTTTTCCTCCATTGCCTCCTTATTAGGTTCTCACGGTCTAGGGAGCTATGGGGCAGCTAATGCCTTTCTCGATTCAATAGCAGCTCATCGTCAAGCCTTGGGATTACCTGCTTTAACCGTTAATTGGGGACCTTGGGGTGAGCTAGGAATGGGGGCAAAACTGAGTACTGACCATCAGGGGCGAATAGCTGCTTGGGGGCTGGCAAACGTAGCTCCAAAGCAGGGATTGTTTGCACTGGAACAACTGCTTCAACAAGATCTAGCACAAGTAGGTGTAATGTCAGTGGACTGGGATAAGTGGCTACGGCAATTCCACAGTCTGCCACCTTTCTATGAAGATGTTGCGCCAAATACTACTGTAAATACTACTGTCAGGGAAACAAATCTTGATTTTAAGACAGAATTAGAGGCAGTTCCGGCTAAGCAACGTCGGGATTTGTTAGTAGAGCGCGTTCGTACCCAAGTTGCTAAAACCTTAGGATTAAGTTCTCCAGATCAAATAGAACTGGGGCAAAGGTTAATTGATTTGGGTCTGGATTCTCTAATGGCAGTTCAGTTGAGGAATCATCTCCAATCTAGCGTGGGCTGCTCTCTACGTTCAACTGTACTATTTGACTATCCAACCATAGAGGCAATGGTTGATTATTTATCCCAAGAAGTTTTTGCTGATCTCGATTCGCCAAGCCTAGCAACCCAAAATAATTCCACCGGTAACGACTCCTTCCTTTCTACCTTAGTGCCCATTCAGCCCGAGGGGTCAAAGCCTCCTTTATTCTTGGTTTCCGGAATTCTTGGCAATGTCTTTGACTTCCAGCAGTTGGCACGTCATCTAGATTCGGAACAACCGTTATATGGTTTGCGTACCCTTGGTCTTGAGGAGGACTTCCAACCTTATACTCGTATGGCAGATATTGCTGCCCACCATATTAAAGCCCTACAAGCAGTTCAACCCAACGGCCCCTATCTACTAGGGGGTCATTCTTTTGGAGGCAAAGTGGCTTTCGAGATGGCTCAACAATTATGGAATCAAGGACAGGAAGTATCTTTGCTGGCCATGATGGATATTCAGGTAGAGGTTCCGGCTCCAGAAAAAGATGCAGCTCAATGGGATAATACCAAGTGCATAACCAACCTAGCCAGTATTTATGAAAGCATTTTGGGTCAAAACCTCAAGATTTCGCCAAAAATACTCCAGTCTCTAGATGGAGATGAACAACTGAGTTATCTCCTGGAACAATTGCAAAAGGCTGGACAGATGTTGAGCAAAACTGAGTTGAAGCGAATTCTGGCAGTTTATAAGGCTAATACTCAAGCCAGTGCGAGCTATCTACCCCAGAAGATTGATTCAACTCCGATTAACTTCTTCCGAGCCAGTGAGGTTGGTGCTTTAGGGGATTATTTACCTAATCAGTTAACTACCCTAAAAGATCCAACCTGGGGCTGGGACCGACTTTCTGCTCAACCCTTAGAATTTCATGTTGTCCCAGGGAACCATTTCTCTATGGTAACCGAACCCCATATTTCAGTTTTAGCTCAACAGCTACAATACTGCCTAGATAAAGCACAGGCAAGAGTAGGTTAG
- a CDS encoding class I SAM-dependent methyltransferase — protein sequence MLVNTDSIGNMSKTDTVQWVYSSENNQELTERYDIWAKDYEQDLDDAFGYVGPEPAAEVLVNYVSKDAKILDAGAGTGLVGQFLHQRGYHCLEAMDISSGMLEEARKKNVYTSFHQQVLGEPLDFPSATFDAIISVGVFTYGHVKSNAFDELIRITKPGGYIVVTMPTDLYESNEFKPKLTALEESGQWEMVTATKKFLTHQKKDTGVYLKVWVYKVF from the coding sequence ATGCTTGTAAACACAGATAGTATCGGAAACATGAGTAAAACAGATACAGTTCAGTGGGTCTATAGTTCCGAGAATAATCAGGAATTAACTGAACGCTATGACATCTGGGCCAAGGACTACGAGCAAGACCTAGATGATGCATTTGGTTATGTCGGGCCAGAGCCTGCAGCGGAGGTATTGGTCAACTATGTCTCCAAAGATGCCAAGATTTTAGATGCCGGAGCAGGTACAGGCTTGGTCGGGCAGTTTCTGCACCAGCGCGGTTACCATTGCCTAGAGGCGATGGACATATCGTCAGGCATGCTAGAGGAGGCTCGGAAAAAGAATGTTTACACCAGTTTCCACCAACAAGTTTTGGGTGAACCCTTGGATTTTCCCTCAGCCACCTTTGATGCCATCATTAGTGTTGGGGTTTTTACTTATGGACATGTCAAAAGTAACGCATTTGACGAACTGATCCGTATTACCAAGCCAGGGGGATACATTGTTGTTACCATGCCTACCGATCTGTATGAGAGTAACGAGTTCAAACCAAAGCTGACTGCCCTAGAGGAGTCTGGTCAATGGGAAATGGTTACAGCGACAAAGAAATTTCTTACCCATCAAAAGAAAGACACTGGTGTTTATTTAAAAGTTTGGGTTTACAAAGTTTTTTAA
- a CDS encoding sulfotransferase family protein, whose translation MNYQNLEKSENKPKIVVLWATPRSVSTPFERTFSQRPDTAIIDEPFLDVYYFSKWRRSNRFGDCEQRQDYQPTQVLEEIKSKAEAAPLIFMKEMAYQGMPYIDQGFLASVINTFIVRHPHEVMASWYRVNESPTNEEFGFDALKQMWQIVTEQLEQKPILVEANSFRRDPQKFLSEYCQRIGVKFYPQMLSWNEYKWRECQPDEMESRAKWYKTLDGSSGIVPPTQEKVQIRPEDAGMVEGAQKVYEELSDFAII comes from the coding sequence ATGAACTATCAAAACCTTGAAAAATCAGAAAATAAGCCCAAAATTGTGGTATTATGGGCTACACCTAGATCTGTATCAACCCCTTTCGAGAGAACTTTTTCACAACGCCCAGATACAGCAATCATTGATGAACCATTCCTTGATGTTTATTACTTTAGCAAATGGCGGCGTTCCAATCGCTTTGGCGATTGTGAACAGCGCCAAGATTACCAACCTACTCAGGTACTTGAAGAAATAAAATCAAAGGCGGAGGCAGCTCCTCTAATTTTTATGAAAGAGATGGCTTACCAAGGAATGCCATACATAGATCAGGGTTTTCTCGCTTCTGTGATCAATACTTTTATTGTGCGTCATCCTCATGAGGTAATGGCTTCCTGGTATCGGGTCAATGAGTCTCCTACAAATGAAGAGTTTGGTTTTGATGCCTTGAAACAAATGTGGCAAATAGTAACTGAGCAATTAGAACAGAAACCAATCCTTGTTGAAGCTAATTCCTTCCGTCGTGATCCCCAAAAATTTTTGAGCGAGTATTGCCAACGCATAGGAGTTAAGTTTTACCCCCAAATGTTGAGTTGGAATGAGTATAAATGGAGGGAATGTCAGCCTGATGAAATGGAGAGTCGAGCTAAATGGTATAAAACTTTAGACGGTAGTAGTGGGATTGTGCCACCAACTCAAGAAAAAGTGCAAATTCGTCCTGAAGATGCCGGGATGGTTGAGGGAGCACAGAAAGTTTATGAAGAGCTTTCTGATTTCGCAATTATTTGA